From Thermococcus sp.:
GAGGAACATGAGCCCAACGAGGAGACCCGCCAGTGGGAGCTTCCCCTTCATGATTGAAAGTTGGGTGGGGAGGTTAAAAAGGGCTTTGGTGCAATCTTTGATTGTTTCAATCCTTGAATTCGACGAACTCCTCCCTCATGCCATCTTTTGTTATGACAACGACCTGAACCTTTCTGTCTCCTGTATAAACATCCCGCTTTCCAGCGGTTTTGACGGCCCTGATTGCAAGCTCCCTCGCCTCCTCAGCGCCCATCCCCTTCTTGAACCCGTCCTCGAGAACGGCTATCGCGAAGGGGCTTCCCGAGCCTGTCGCCGTATAGTCATCGAAGACGAGGCCGCCGAGCGGGTCGAGGTTCGCCAGCGTAGGCTCATCAACGTAGCCGCCCACGATAATCTGCACCATGTATGGAAAGAACTTGTTCTCATTGAGGATGTTGCTAAGCAGGTTGGCCATCGCCTTCGTTGTCATCTCTCTGTTCCAAGTGAACTGATAATACCTCGCCTCTGCCTCCAGCATGCGCGCGAGGGCCTGAACGTCGCCGACGCTTCCGGCCGTTGTTATCGCTATTCTGTCCGTGATGGGAAGTATCTTTCTTATGTTAAGGGTCTCGACCATGTGATCGAGGGAAGCCTGAGTGTCCGCGGCGAGAACGACGCCGTCCTTAGCTTTTATACCAATGGTTGTGGTTCCGGTCTTCTTGGTTTCCATTCTCTCACCCCCTGCTATTTCTCGCGTCATGTTTTAACGCTTTCGTTCTGGCTCGGGATAAGTACCCTGCTCCCGTCAACAGTCTCTATCTTTACCCTCACCCCATAGACCTCCTCGAGGACGCTTTCTTTAAGTGCTTCTGGCTTTCCCTCCCAGCGCTTTTCCCCGCGGTGGAGCAGTATCAACCTGTCTGCGTAGCGGAGTGCCATGTTGAGATCGTGGAGGACTGCTATAACTATCTTCTCATTCCGCATCTTCCTCAGGAGTTCCATCACAACCAGTGCGTGGTTTATGTCGAGGTGGCTAGTCGGTTCGTCGAGGAGTATCGCCTCACTTCCCTGGGCTAATGCTCTCGCTATCAATGCCAGCTGGTACTCTCCCCCGGAGAGGTTGGTTATGGGGTCTCTCCTTTTTTCCCAGAGACCGACGTGCTTTAGGGCACCCTCAACGTCGCCCTTCGTTGCATAGGTGCCCATCTTCACAAACTCCTCAATGGTGAAGGCAAACTGTGGGAGGGAGCTTTGCGGCACGTAGGTTATCATTCTCGCCCTTTCTCGGGGCTTCATTCCGATTAAATCCTTCCCATCAACCAGGACTTTTCCGCGGGGTTTGAGAATGCCGACCATGGCCTTAAGAAGGGTACTCTTTCCGGCACCGTTCGGCCCGATTATCGAGAGAAGCTCGCCTTTTTCCGCTTTAAACTCGACGTTTTTAAGGATTTCCTGCTCTCCATAGGAGAAAGACACGCTCACCTCTAGCTTCATGAGTAAAGCTCCCCCCTCTTATGTTTCATCAGGAGGTAGAGGAAGAAGGGCGCACCCATTATGGCTGTTATTATGCCTACCGGAATCTCCGTCGGCCGTGCCAGAACTCGCGCTAGTAGGTCAGCGGTCACGAGCAGAACACCTCCAAAGAGAGCGCTCGCTGGTGTCAGCTCCCTGT
This genomic window contains:
- the psmB gene encoding archaeal proteasome endopeptidase complex subunit beta, which codes for METKKTGTTTIGIKAKDGVVLAADTQASLDHMVETLNIRKILPITDRIAITTAGSVGDVQALARMLEAEARYYQFTWNREMTTKAMANLLSNILNENKFFPYMVQIIVGGYVDEPTLANLDPLGGLVFDDYTATGSGSPFAIAVLEDGFKKGMGAEEARELAIRAVKTAGKRDVYTGDRKVQVVVITKDGMREEFVEFKD
- a CDS encoding ABC transporter ATP-binding protein codes for the protein MKLEVSVSFSYGEQEILKNVEFKAEKGELLSIIGPNGAGKSTLLKAMVGILKPRGKVLVDGKDLIGMKPRERARMITYVPQSSLPQFAFTIEEFVKMGTYATKGDVEGALKHVGLWEKRRDPITNLSGGEYQLALIARALAQGSEAILLDEPTSHLDINHALVVMELLRKMRNEKIVIAVLHDLNMALRYADRLILLHRGEKRWEGKPEALKESVLEEVYGVRVKIETVDGSRVLIPSQNESVKT